In one window of Chryseobacterium phocaeense DNA:
- a CDS encoding Pycsar system effector family protein — protein sequence MGILHKAKDYVENLFKDKLSSVYFYHNFIHTTYTVNKAEEIMRNTPVSKEDQEKVLLALWFHDTGYIKCAQNHEEEGVKILTDFLKEENYQETDIKDISQLILATKITYEPQNLLEKIVKDADCSHFASHDYNDISDALRKEWELTNVRCFSNEEWNAGNLDMLKNKHHYYTEYAKDNWEPMKADNIRKIEKKLEKDEEKRKDKKESSDSKKEPKDPKSDRSVDTLFRVTLNNHTRLSDIADSKANILLSVNAIIISVCLSVLVPKLDTPKNAHLIIPSFILLLSSVLTIIFAILSTKPNVTKTHFTAQDVAQKKVNLLFFGNFHQMLFDDYHNAMKDMIKDRDYIYDSMVKDLYFLGKVLDRKYKLLSVTYQIFMAGIIISVLSFGYAFLSL from the coding sequence ATGGGCATTTTACACAAAGCTAAAGATTATGTCGAAAACTTATTCAAAGATAAGTTATCTTCTGTATATTTTTATCATAATTTTATTCATACCACCTATACAGTGAATAAGGCGGAGGAGATTATGAGAAATACGCCTGTTTCCAAGGAAGATCAGGAGAAAGTGCTGCTTGCGCTGTGGTTTCATGATACCGGATATATCAAATGTGCCCAGAATCATGAAGAGGAGGGGGTAAAGATTCTTACGGATTTCCTAAAGGAAGAAAATTATCAGGAAACCGATATTAAGGATATTTCCCAACTGATTCTGGCGACAAAAATTACTTATGAACCGCAAAACCTTCTGGAAAAGATTGTGAAAGATGCAGACTGCAGTCATTTTGCCAGCCACGATTATAATGATATTTCCGATGCCCTTAGAAAGGAATGGGAGCTTACCAACGTACGATGTTTCTCCAATGAAGAATGGAATGCAGGAAACCTGGATATGCTTAAAAACAAGCATCATTATTACACGGAATATGCAAAGGACAACTGGGAGCCTATGAAAGCTGACAATATCAGGAAAATAGAAAAAAAGCTGGAAAAAGACGAGGAAAAGAGAAAAGATAAAAAGGAAAGCTCAGATTCTAAAAAAGAACCTAAAGATCCTAAATCTGACCGCAGTGTGGATACACTATTCAGGGTAACGCTGAACAATCATACCAGATTGAGTGATATTGCAGACAGTAAAGCGAACATTCTACTTTCCGTAAACGCCATTATCATTTCGGTATGTCTTTCCGTACTGGTTCCAAAACTGGATACGCCAAAGAATGCCCACCTGATCATTCCGAGCTTTATATTGCTGTTGTCAAGTGTTCTGACGATAATATTTGCGATTCTATCCACAAAACCGAATGTAACCAAGACTCATTTTACGGCGCAGGATGTTGCGCAGAAGAAAGTAAACCTTCTGTTTTTCGGAAACTTTCACCAGATGCTGTTCGACGATTATCATAATGCGATGAAAGATATGATCAAAGACCGGGATTATATTTATGATTCTATGGTGAAGGATCTTTATTTCCTTGGGAAAGTTCTGGACAGAAAGTACAAGCTGTTATCGGTAACCTATCAGATATTTATGGCCGGAATTATTATTTCCGTGCTGTCTTTCGGGTATGCTTTTCTTTCGCTTTAA
- a CDS encoding bestrophin family protein — protein sequence MIVRQRTNWLKMLFIWRGSVLKKIVVQLAVILVFSLLIYFFKGKIFDYKVHLNPTIFTLIGLALAIFMGFCNSASYDRFWEGRKLWGSLVIETRSLTRQILSLVNDSSPGAKEEKEKIIKMISAFCWSLNYQLRDKSGTEHLTRLLSPEQTEQLKDKKFIPGIILGFIADWLNEQQRKGNIDTIVMTSMDHQLNQFSNISGGCERIYNTPLPFAYSVLLHRTVYLYCFWLPFGLVDSLDWMMPLIVLLISYTFIALDAIIQEIGEPFGEEENDLALNSICRTIEYSIFEQAGIPQGELKKPDSYFID from the coding sequence ATGATTGTCAGACAGCGGACCAATTGGCTGAAAATGTTATTTATATGGAGAGGTTCAGTGCTGAAGAAAATAGTAGTGCAGCTGGCTGTTATTCTGGTATTTTCACTGTTAATCTATTTTTTTAAAGGAAAAATCTTTGATTATAAAGTCCATCTTAATCCGACTATTTTTACACTCATCGGTCTGGCACTGGCTATTTTCATGGGATTCTGCAATTCTGCAAGCTATGACCGTTTCTGGGAAGGCCGGAAGCTTTGGGGTTCGCTGGTGATTGAAACCAGATCGTTGACCAGACAGATCCTTTCTCTGGTAAATGATTCTTCACCGGGAGCTAAGGAAGAAAAAGAAAAAATCATCAAAATGATATCGGCATTCTGCTGGTCTCTGAATTATCAACTGAGGGATAAATCCGGAACGGAACATTTAACAAGGCTTCTTTCCCCGGAACAGACGGAGCAGTTGAAGGATAAAAAGTTTATTCCCGGCATTATTCTGGGTTTTATTGCAGACTGGCTGAATGAACAGCAGCGGAAGGGAAATATTGACACGATTGTTATGACTTCCATGGATCATCAGCTCAATCAGTTTTCCAATATTTCGGGCGGATGTGAAAGGATTTATAATACACCGTTACCTTTTGCCTATAGTGTATTGCTGCACCGCACGGTTTATCTGTACTGTTTCTGGCTGCCTTTCGGACTGGTGGATTCACTGGACTGGATGATGCCCCTGATTGTTCTTTTGATCAGCTATACTTTCATTGCATTGGATGCGATCATTCAGGAAATCGGGGAGCCGTTCGGAGAAGAGGAGAATGACCTTGCCCTAAACAGTATCTGCAGAACGATTGAGTATTCTATCTTTGAGCAGGCCGGAATACCGCAGGGAGAGCTTAAGAAACCGGATTCTTATTTTATAGATTAG
- a CDS encoding sulfite exporter TauE/SafE family protein, giving the protein MDLNSFFAEYSPVLLLSLSLIAFVSGFIDAVVGGGGLIQIPALLIAFPNVQVATIFGTNKIAALSGTTVAAAQYTRKVRFNYPLLLVVSIFAFITSWLGAQVVSIIRTEILKPVILVILIIMMIYIYKKKQFGTVQTKTLSPLKQMVFGSVIGSVVGFYDGIFGPGTGSFFILGFVFFLGFEFVMASAYAKVINCLTNISALTVFIRQGHYILGIGLMMAFFNVAGSFIGSHLALKKGNGFVRKIFLVVVSMMIARYGYDVFTEYF; this is encoded by the coding sequence ATGGATCTCAATTCATTCTTTGCTGAATATTCTCCCGTTTTGTTGCTTTCTTTATCTCTCATTGCTTTTGTTTCAGGATTCATTGATGCCGTAGTTGGCGGTGGCGGGCTTATCCAGATTCCAGCATTGCTTATTGCTTTCCCCAATGTACAGGTGGCGACAATTTTCGGTACGAATAAGATTGCTGCCTTATCTGGAACCACAGTGGCTGCTGCACAGTATACCAGGAAAGTCCGTTTTAATTATCCCCTGTTGCTGGTGGTTTCCATTTTTGCATTTATCACTTCCTGGCTGGGTGCTCAGGTGGTCAGCATTATCCGGACAGAAATTTTAAAGCCTGTTATTCTGGTTATCCTGATTATTATGATGATTTACATCTATAAGAAAAAGCAGTTCGGAACGGTTCAGACCAAAACGTTATCTCCCTTAAAGCAAATGGTATTCGGATCTGTCATTGGTTCTGTAGTGGGCTTCTATGACGGCATATTCGGTCCCGGAACCGGAAGTTTTTTTATTCTGGGTTTTGTTTTCTTCTTAGGCTTTGAGTTTGTAATGGCCTCAGCATATGCAAAAGTAATCAACTGCCTGACCAACATATCTGCCCTCACAGTTTTCATCAGACAGGGACACTATATTCTGGGCATTGGATTGATGATGGCTTTCTTTAATGTAGCTGGAAGTTTTATTGGCAGTCATCTGGCCCTGAAGAAGGGAAATGGTTTTGTAAGAAAAATATTCCTGGTCGTGGTTTCTATGATGATTGCAAGGTATGGATATGATGTTTTTACGGAATATTTTTGA
- a CDS encoding GAF domain-containing protein — protein MANLYKKDAPFEVLISFKKYLDVLEHIRYNDRLEYRVNYAESLLERTEKFPELKDGFLDEAVLEKHEELIRLLLADLFPIGLTRNEIKAASIPLSKTTFNYTERFKNILKDAGKDFEIELRNIGDDEFYVFCCCLILQSYFKRDIKSTMPFYYDIPNRLGIMKHYKITVNSDFTEVYPGENAKIPTEEVVDMLLENLDDFNLWKKYFPSKSWVLKGFTIISLVDCTSEVALSDLKSSMIEIDPEDLSPDENLVEIFKSYFEVPELNFGLMLFDKKDQKLGRLPIYENLFTHHVLDFWINAFDEETRKSTFSNINHNSKPIVISNVDNLDHEIKSLPSFNILKDNNINSFMVIPIMKDGELLAIMEFTSPQANSFNGLKLKKMEFFSDMILFSLNRFNFEKNYQIEAIIQREYTSIHNSVVWKFRNEAEKYFNASLGKKMYTLKQISFKNLTPLFGFSDIRSSSDKRFNLMLEDLNQQLESLHDIFVMINSDSEKYLLALEIFENELNNEIKADTEQRFQRLLREEIHPFLQGKLELKTDREIKNKIKDYFLQVFTQTDLFYANRKSLDDSITLVNRKLADMLDESQVKAQQIFPHYFERFKSDGVEHNLYIGHNIAPDLHYTSKEVHKLRYWQLKTICNMEREFQSFKRDLPIQLDIASLIFVYNEKIDIRFRMDEKRFDVDGAYNSYYEIIKKRLDKAHVKDSSERITCPGKITIVYFGMENQKEYLEYISKLQKKEILQNDVEFLKVEDLQGITGLLALRISLV, from the coding sequence TTGGCCAATCTTTACAAAAAAGACGCTCCCTTTGAGGTTCTAATATCATTCAAAAAATATTTGGATGTTCTGGAACATATCCGCTACAACGACCGTTTGGAGTACCGGGTCAACTATGCTGAATCTTTATTGGAAAGAACCGAAAAATTTCCGGAGCTGAAAGACGGTTTTCTGGATGAAGCCGTACTGGAAAAGCATGAGGAACTTATCAGGCTGCTGCTTGCAGACCTTTTCCCTATCGGGCTTACCCGCAACGAAATTAAGGCGGCCAGTATTCCACTTTCTAAAACCACTTTTAACTATACCGAAAGGTTTAAAAATATTCTCAAAGATGCCGGAAAAGATTTTGAAATAGAGCTGAGAAATATCGGTGACGATGAATTTTATGTATTCTGCTGCTGCCTGATCCTCCAGAGTTATTTTAAAAGAGACATCAAAAGTACCATGCCTTTTTATTATGATATTCCCAACAGATTGGGTATCATGAAGCATTATAAAATTACGGTCAATTCAGATTTTACAGAGGTTTATCCCGGCGAAAATGCAAAGATTCCAACGGAAGAGGTGGTGGACATGCTGCTGGAAAATTTAGATGATTTTAACCTCTGGAAAAAATACTTCCCATCAAAATCATGGGTTTTAAAAGGGTTTACCATTATTTCCCTAGTAGACTGTACCTCAGAAGTGGCCCTGTCTGACCTTAAATCGAGCATGATAGAAATAGATCCCGAGGATCTGAGCCCGGATGAAAATCTTGTTGAAATCTTTAAATCGTATTTTGAGGTGCCGGAACTTAACTTCGGACTGATGCTGTTCGATAAAAAAGACCAGAAACTGGGCAGGCTTCCCATCTATGAAAATCTTTTTACCCATCATGTGCTGGACTTCTGGATCAATGCATTTGATGAGGAAACCCGGAAAAGTACATTCAGCAACATCAATCATAATTCCAAGCCCATTGTGATCTCAAATGTTGACAATCTGGATCACGAAATCAAAAGCCTTCCTTCATTCAATATTCTGAAGGACAACAATATCAACAGCTTCATGGTCATCCCTATCATGAAGGACGGAGAACTTCTGGCCATCATGGAATTTACGTCACCACAGGCAAACAGCTTCAATGGCTTAAAGCTGAAGAAAATGGAGTTCTTCTCAGATATGATCCTCTTCTCCCTGAACCGATTCAATTTTGAAAAAAACTATCAGATAGAAGCCATTATCCAGCGGGAATACACCTCCATCCACAACAGTGTGGTATGGAAATTCAGGAATGAAGCTGAAAAATATTTCAATGCCTCACTCGGGAAAAAGATGTATACCCTGAAACAGATTTCCTTTAAAAACCTGACACCGCTGTTTGGGTTCTCGGATATCCGTTCTTCTTCAGACAAGCGTTTTAACCTTATGCTGGAGGACCTCAACCAGCAGCTTGAAAGCCTCCATGATATTTTCGTCATGATCAATTCCGATTCGGAGAAATATCTTCTCGCACTGGAGATTTTTGAAAATGAACTGAACAACGAAATCAAAGCAGACACGGAGCAGCGTTTCCAGAGGCTTCTGAGAGAAGAAATCCATCCTTTCCTCCAGGGGAAACTGGAACTGAAAACCGACCGTGAAATCAAAAATAAAATCAAAGATTATTTCCTACAGGTTTTTACCCAAACCGATCTGTTTTATGCCAACAGAAAAAGCTTAGATGATTCTATCACCCTGGTTAACAGGAAACTTGCCGACATGCTGGACGAAAGCCAGGTAAAAGCCCAGCAGATCTTCCCGCACTATTTTGAAAGATTTAAATCAGACGGTGTGGAGCACAATCTCTACATTGGCCATAATATCGCGCCGGATCTTCATTATACGTCAAAAGAAGTTCACAAATTAAGATACTGGCAGCTGAAAACGATCTGTAATATGGAACGTGAATTCCAGAGCTTTAAAAGGGATCTTCCGATTCAACTGGATATTGCGTCACTGATCTTTGTATATAACGAGAAAATAGACATCCGTTTCAGAATGGATGAAAAACGCTTTGATGTAGATGGCGCCTACAATTCTTATTATGAAATTATCAAAAAGCGTCTGGATAAGGCCCATGTAAAAGATTCATCGGAAAGAATCACCTGCCCCGGAAAAATCACCATTGTTTATTTTGGTATGGAAAACCAGAAAGAATACCTGGAATATATCAGCAAGCTTCAGAAAAAAGAAATTCTTCAGAACGATGTAGAGTTTCTGAAAGTGGAAGATCTTCAGGGAATTACAGGACTGCTGGCGCTGAGGATTTCGTTGGTGTAA
- a CDS encoding NADH-quinone oxidoreductase subunit N — protein MSVLIIVFLTAVIALFSGVFEQGKFARYIGILGLIVALYVSFLPECAFFEKYRHMYEYTLNTALFTKISIVTTLLLFFLGGFAFSNHRSHQSELYALMLFALCGGIILFGFQNLVTLFLGVEILSIPLYVMAGANKTDLRSNEASIKYFLMGAFATGFLLFGIAFIYGSAGSFDLYKIQEFGVKNSKDVMFILGVLLILCALAFKVALAPFHMWSPDVYAGAPSLITAFMASVVKISGFFALFRLMTIGFAGVTHEWINVLGVFLIITLLLANVMGLAQTNAKRMLAYSSVSHAGYIGLVFFGMTNLSTYNLAFYLFAYSLSTVGVFMCLIWVEKLKRETSFGAFKGLAKTEPLLATAAAISMLSMAGVPLTAGFMGKFALFSQAMNGAAFLVLIAVLGSALSIAFYLRLIIAMFFFKESTFKSSEKVTLTYNIVAVFVIASIIILGVFPDLFARQFGL, from the coding sequence ATGAGTGTTTTAATTATTGTTTTCCTAACGGCAGTTATTGCGTTATTTTCAGGAGTTTTCGAACAGGGAAAATTCGCAAGGTATATTGGGATTTTAGGACTGATCGTAGCGTTATATGTAAGCTTCCTACCGGAATGTGCTTTCTTCGAAAAGTACAGACACATGTATGAGTATACATTAAATACTGCATTATTTACTAAAATATCCATTGTGACTACCCTATTGTTATTTTTCCTGGGCGGTTTTGCGTTCAGCAACCACAGAAGTCACCAGTCGGAATTATATGCCCTGATGCTTTTTGCATTATGCGGCGGGATTATTCTTTTCGGATTCCAGAACCTGGTAACGCTGTTCTTAGGAGTAGAGATCCTTTCCATTCCTTTATATGTAATGGCAGGGGCTAACAAAACTGATTTAAGATCCAATGAGGCTTCAATCAAGTATTTCCTGATGGGTGCTTTCGCAACAGGTTTCTTACTGTTCGGTATTGCATTTATTTACGGAAGTGCAGGAAGTTTCGATTTATATAAAATCCAGGAGTTCGGGGTTAAAAACTCTAAAGATGTGATGTTCATTCTGGGAGTATTACTGATCCTTTGTGCCCTGGCATTTAAAGTGGCTTTAGCGCCTTTCCATATGTGGAGCCCGGATGTATACGCCGGAGCGCCTTCCCTGATCACTGCATTTATGGCAAGTGTTGTGAAGATCTCAGGATTCTTTGCTTTATTCAGGTTGATGACGATTGGTTTTGCAGGCGTTACCCATGAATGGATCAATGTTTTAGGTGTATTCCTGATCATTACCCTGCTTTTGGCCAACGTGATGGGACTTGCCCAGACGAACGCAAAAAGAATGCTGGCTTACTCATCCGTATCTCATGCAGGATACATCGGACTTGTATTCTTCGGAATGACTAATCTTTCTACCTATAACCTGGCATTTTACCTATTCGCTTACTCGTTATCTACAGTAGGTGTTTTCATGTGCCTGATCTGGGTAGAAAAATTGAAAAGAGAAACCTCTTTCGGAGCTTTCAAGGGATTGGCAAAAACTGAACCTCTATTGGCTACAGCAGCAGCAATCTCCATGCTTTCAATGGCCGGAGTTCCATTAACAGCAGGTTTTATGGGTAAATTTGCGTTGTTCTCCCAGGCGATGAACGGTGCAGCTTTCCTTGTATTAATTGCTGTGTTAGGTTCTGCCCTTTCTATTGCATTCTACTTAAGACTGATCATTGCCATGTTCTTCTTCAAAGAATCTACATTCAAATCTTCAGAAAAAGTAACATTGACTTACAATATCGTAGCGGTATTTGTCATTGCATCAATTATTATATTGGGAGTTTTCCCTGACCTGTTCGCAAGACAGTTCGGATTATAA
- a CDS encoding complex I subunit 4 family protein, with the protein MSGLLLTLLLLPLVGSGLVFAWKDKSSKYLALGIALIQMLITFYIVADFDFNPTVDSVLQHEINYPWSQFIKSSLHFGIDGMSLLLLLLTNILTPIIILSSFNENVSYRNTFYGLILLMQFGLVGVFTSLDGLLFYIFWEVTLIPIWFIAGLWGQENKRFEFTTKFFVYTFVGSLFMLAGLIYVYNHSASFALTDLYNADLNEVQQTVVFWFIFFAFAVKLPVFPFHTWQPDTYTYSPTQGSMLLSGIMLKMAVYGVIRYLLPISPLPIAGISGQIVIILAIVGIVHGALIAIIQTDMKRIIAYSSFSHVGLMVAGIFSSAVITLRGTFNIEGAEGALVQTFAHGINVVGLFYCCDILYKRFKSRDIRQMGGLAKVAPKFAVLFLIIILGSMGVPLTNGFIGEFILLKSVYDFNGLAAVIAGLTVILCAVYLLRFYGKAMFGEGDEAVLSTARDLSGVEFSVLASLAVFVILLGIFPQPVIDMVNSSLKFIYTAMAS; encoded by the coding sequence ATGTCTGGTTTATTATTAACATTATTACTATTACCTCTTGTAGGTTCGGGATTAGTTTTTGCATGGAAAGATAAATCCAGCAAATATTTGGCGCTGGGAATTGCTTTGATCCAAATGCTCATTACGTTCTACATCGTAGCGGATTTTGATTTTAATCCAACGGTAGACAGCGTACTACAGCACGAGATCAACTACCCTTGGTCACAATTTATTAAAAGCTCACTTCATTTCGGGATAGACGGGATGAGCCTGCTGCTTTTACTGTTGACCAATATTCTTACGCCAATCATTATTTTATCATCTTTTAACGAAAATGTTAGCTACAGAAATACATTCTATGGTCTGATCCTGCTGATGCAGTTTGGTCTTGTAGGGGTTTTCACATCGCTTGACGGATTGCTATTCTACATTTTCTGGGAAGTAACCCTTATCCCGATCTGGTTTATTGCCGGACTTTGGGGCCAGGAAAACAAAAGATTTGAATTCACTACGAAATTCTTCGTTTATACATTCGTGGGGTCACTATTTATGTTAGCAGGATTGATCTATGTGTACAATCACTCGGCATCATTCGCTTTAACGGACCTTTACAATGCTGATCTTAATGAAGTACAGCAGACGGTGGTATTCTGGTTTATTTTCTTTGCATTTGCAGTGAAATTACCGGTATTCCCTTTCCATACGTGGCAGCCGGATACTTATACCTACTCTCCTACCCAGGGATCCATGCTTTTATCAGGGATCATGCTGAAAATGGCAGTTTATGGCGTTATTCGTTATTTATTGCCGATCTCGCCGCTTCCCATTGCAGGAATTTCAGGACAGATCGTTATTATTTTAGCCATCGTAGGAATTGTTCACGGAGCATTAATCGCAATCATCCAGACGGATATGAAGAGAATCATCGCGTATTCTTCTTTCTCTCACGTAGGATTAATGGTAGCAGGGATTTTCTCCTCCGCAGTGATTACTTTAAGAGGAACATTCAATATCGAAGGTGCTGAAGGCGCATTGGTACAGACGTTTGCCCACGGTATCAACGTGGTGGGACTGTTCTACTGCTGTGATATTTTATACAAAAGATTTAAGTCAAGAGACATCAGACAAATGGGAGGTTTAGCGAAAGTGGCTCCTAAATTTGCCGTGCTGTTTCTGATTATTATATTAGGTTCAATGGGAGTTCCGTTGACGAATGGATTTATCGGGGAATTTATTTTGCTGAAATCAGTCTATGATTTTAACGGGCTGGCAGCAGTAATCGCCGGTCTTACGGTAATTCTTTGTGCTGTGTACCTATTGAGATTCTACGGAAAAGCTATGTTCGGGGAAGGAGACGAAGCTGTTTTAAGTACAGCCAGAGACCTTTCCGGTGTAGAATTCTCCGTATTGGCAAGTTTAGCGGTTTTCGTGATCCTGCTGGGTATTTTCCCTCAGCCGGTGATCGATATGGTCAATAGTTCGCTGAAGTTTATCTATACGGCGATGGCCAGCTAA
- the nuoL gene encoding NADH-quinone oxidoreductase subunit L, with protein sequence MENLVYAIVLLPLLGFLINGLFGKNLPKIFVGSLATAMVFGSFCIAVSLFMNMNSESQPVIVKAFEWFTVNGVQINFGFQIDQLSLMMVMIITGIGSLIHLYSIGYMSHDKGFYKFFTYLNLFIFSMLLLVMGSNYLILFIGWEGVGLCSYLLIGFWYTNEEYGKAARKAFIMNRIGDLALLIGIFMIAAQTNAVDYLTVAQNASKFELDGTVIIFITASLFIGATGKSAQVPLYTWLPDAMAGPTPVSALIHAATMVTAGIYLVVRSNFLFTLAPTVQGGILLIGFLTAALAGFYALRQNDIKKVLAYSTVSQLGFMFIALGLGAYTTAMFHVMTHAFFKALLFLGAGSVIHAMSNEQDMRFMGGLKKYIPVTHATFLIGTLAISGFPLLSGMISKDEILVAAFAKNPVYWVMLFVLAAMTATYMFRLYYLTFHGEFRGTEDQKHHLHESPSNMTLPLIVLAILSVLGGFINLPHFIGHGHYAKLMEWLKPVLTEQSYSQMEATLSGVPFGTEMILLGATVLMFFCVWFIVKNTYVKKKKMALAEESYTGWEKLSAKKLYVDELYNALIVKTVEGLGRGGKMFDKGILDRFVDFVGEGAEDSGKAMKRIQNGNVETYILIMSLAVGIILIVNFILQ encoded by the coding sequence ATGGAAAATTTAGTGTATGCAATAGTACTTTTACCACTTTTAGGGTTTCTTATTAACGGTTTATTCGGGAAAAATCTTCCAAAAATATTTGTCGGCTCTCTGGCTACAGCTATGGTTTTCGGATCATTCTGTATTGCAGTAAGTCTTTTCATGAATATGAATTCAGAAAGCCAGCCGGTGATCGTAAAAGCATTTGAGTGGTTTACTGTAAACGGGGTTCAGATCAATTTCGGATTCCAGATTGATCAGCTTTCATTAATGATGGTGATGATCATTACGGGAATCGGTTCCCTGATCCACCTGTACTCGATCGGATATATGAGCCATGACAAAGGTTTCTATAAGTTTTTTACTTATCTGAATCTTTTCATCTTCTCCATGTTACTTTTGGTAATGGGAAGCAACTACCTGATCCTGTTTATCGGATGGGAAGGTGTAGGTCTTTGTTCTTATCTGCTGATCGGGTTCTGGTATACTAACGAAGAATATGGTAAAGCAGCTAGAAAAGCTTTCATCATGAACAGAATTGGTGACCTTGCCTTATTGATCGGAATCTTTATGATTGCGGCTCAGACCAACGCAGTGGATTACCTTACCGTAGCACAAAACGCTTCAAAATTTGAATTGGACGGAACAGTAATTATATTCATTACAGCGAGTTTATTTATCGGAGCAACCGGTAAATCTGCGCAGGTTCCTTTATATACATGGTTACCGGATGCAATGGCAGGTCCTACTCCGGTTTCCGCATTGATCCACGCGGCAACGATGGTAACGGCAGGTATTTATTTAGTGGTAAGATCCAACTTCTTATTTACTTTAGCTCCTACCGTTCAGGGAGGAATTCTCTTAATCGGATTCTTAACTGCAGCTTTGGCAGGATTCTATGCACTTCGTCAGAACGACATCAAAAAAGTATTGGCATACTCTACCGTTTCACAGCTTGGATTCATGTTCATTGCTTTGGGACTGGGAGCTTATACTACGGCGATGTTCCACGTAATGACGCACGCATTCTTTAAAGCTTTATTATTCCTGGGGGCAGGTTCTGTGATCCACGCCATGAGCAACGAGCAGGATATGCGTTTCATGGGGGGGCTGAAAAAATACATTCCCGTGACCCATGCTACTTTCCTGATCGGAACATTAGCTATTTCGGGTTTCCCTTTATTATCGGGGATGATCTCAAAAGACGAAATTTTAGTCGCAGCTTTCGCTAAAAATCCGGTGTACTGGGTGATGCTCTTTGTTTTAGCGGCCATGACTGCCACCTATATGTTCAGACTGTATTATCTTACGTTCCACGGAGAATTCAGAGGGACAGAAGACCAGAAACACCACTTACACGAAAGCCCGTCCAATATGACGCTTCCGCTGATCGTACTGGCTATCCTTTCTGTACTTGGAGGTTTCATTAACCTTCCTCACTTCATCGGGCACGGCCATTATGCTAAATTAATGGAATGGCTGAAGCCTGTTCTTACCGAGCAAAGCTACAGCCAGATGGAAGCAACTCTTTCCGGAGTACCGTTTGGAACTGAAATGATACTATTAGGCGCTACGGTTCTTATGTTCTTCTGCGTATGGTTTATCGTAAAGAATACCTACGTGAAAAAGAAAAAGATGGCGCTTGCAGAAGAAAGCTATACCGGATGGGAAAAGCTTTCTGCTAAAAAATTATATGTAGACGAACTTTACAATGCATTGATTGTAAAAACTGTTGAAGGATTAGGACGCGGAGGAAAGATGTTCGATAAAGGAATCTTAGACCGTTTTGTAGACTTCGTGGGCGAAGGCGCTGAAGACAGCGGAAAAGCCATGAAGCGTATCCAGAACGGAAATGTAGAGACCTATATTCTGATTATGTCTTTAGCGGTGGGAATTATACTGATTGTTAACTTTATATTACAATAA
- the nuoK gene encoding NADH-quinone oxidoreductase subunit NuoK: protein MGEVNTFIQSVPLNYFIILSSVLFSLGVLGVLLRKNAIVILGCVELMLNSTNLLLAAFSAYKGNGDGQLLVFFIMVVAAAEVAVGLAIIAMLYRNTRSVDVSIFNKLRG from the coding sequence ATGGGAGAAGTAAATACATTTATACAAAGCGTCCCTCTGAATTATTTCATCATTCTTTCTTCTGTATTATTCAGTTTGGGAGTGTTGGGCGTATTGCTGAGGAAAAATGCTATTGTTATTTTGGGCTGTGTAGAGCTTATGCTAAATTCCACGAACCTTTTACTGGCTGCTTTTTCAGCGTATAAAGGCAACGGAGACGGACAGCTTTTAGTTTTCTTCATTATGGTGGTAGCCGCCGCTGAAGTAGCGGTAGGTCTGGCAATTATTGCTATGCTGTATAGAAATACCCGTTCTGTAGATGTTAGTATATTTAATAAATTAAGAGGATAA